The Streptomyces sp. NBC_01275 genome has a segment encoding these proteins:
- a CDS encoding biotin--[acetyl-CoA-carboxylase] ligase, giving the protein MTPRDAADANDSRWSDLDRPPLNATALRRALVRDGGHGGLYCDVEVVQRTGSTNSDLAARAVAGDADEGAVLVAEEQTAGRGRLDRRWTAPPRSGLFFSVLLTPSEVPVACWGWLPLLTGVAVATGLSRAAGVDTALKWPNDLLVTVDGAERKAGGILAERAGEHGVVVGVGVNVTLRADELPVPQAGSLALAGAVGTDRDPLLRAVLRSLEEWYGRWRTAGGDPAASGLQEAYAAGCATLGRVVRAELPGDRSVVGEAVAIDGDGRLVIATEEGVQEPVGAGDIVHLRPA; this is encoded by the coding sequence ATGACGCCGCGAGATGCAGCAGACGCGAACGACAGCCGGTGGTCCGACCTCGACCGGCCGCCCCTCAACGCCACCGCCCTGCGCCGGGCGCTGGTCAGGGACGGCGGACACGGCGGGCTGTACTGCGACGTGGAGGTCGTGCAGCGCACCGGCTCCACCAACTCCGACCTCGCGGCCCGGGCGGTCGCGGGCGACGCGGACGAGGGGGCCGTGCTGGTCGCCGAGGAGCAGACCGCCGGGCGGGGCCGGCTGGACCGGCGCTGGACGGCGCCCCCGCGCTCCGGGCTGTTCTTCTCCGTCCTGCTCACGCCGAGTGAGGTCCCGGTGGCCTGCTGGGGCTGGCTGCCGCTGCTCACCGGGGTCGCCGTGGCGACGGGCCTGTCGCGGGCGGCGGGCGTCGACACCGCACTCAAATGGCCCAACGACCTGCTGGTGACCGTGGACGGCGCGGAGCGCAAGGCCGGCGGAATCCTCGCGGAGCGGGCCGGGGAGCACGGCGTGGTCGTCGGCGTCGGCGTCAACGTCACCCTGCGCGCCGACGAGCTCCCGGTGCCCCAGGCGGGCTCGCTGGCACTGGCCGGGGCCGTCGGCACCGACCGCGATCCGCTGCTGCGGGCCGTCCTGCGGTCGCTGGAGGAGTGGTACGGCCGCTGGCGCACCGCGGGCGGCGACCCGGCGGCCAGCGGTCTGCAGGAGGCGTACGCGGCGGGCTGCGCGACGCTCGGGCGGGTGGTGCGGGCGGAGCTGCCGGGGGACCGGTCGGTCGTCGGGGAGGCCGTCGCGATCGACGGGGACGGGCGGCTGGTGATCGCCACCGAGGAGGGCGTGCAGGAGCCGGTGGGCGCGGGGGACATCGTCCATCTCAGGCCGGCCTGA
- a CDS encoding adenylate/guanylate cyclase domain-containing protein: MTVDDTGSGAGADGRVDPPPLPASLDRGDPHAAGPDDDSDGDPLALRLEQLILGAERRYTPFQAARSAGVSVELATRFWRAMGFADIGQARALTEADVLALRRLSGLVEAGLLSEAMAVQVARSTGQTTARLAEWQIDSFLEGLTEPPEPGMTRTEVTYPIVELLLPELEEFLVYVWRRQLAASAGRVVQATDDEEMVDRRLAVGFADLVGFTRLTRRMEEEELGELVEAFETTAADLVAARGGRLIKTLGDEVLYAADDAGTAADIALLLVETMSNDETMPELRVGMAFGTVTTRMGDVFGTTVNLASRLTSIAPRDAVLVDSAFAQELIRTGDAPASEAEAAEAAVAAEKEGEDPPTYRFALQPMWQRPVRGLGVVEPWLLTRRTYASE, from the coding sequence GTGACCGTCGACGACACGGGCTCCGGCGCGGGCGCGGACGGCCGGGTGGACCCTCCCCCACTCCCGGCTTCCCTCGATCGCGGGGATCCGCACGCCGCCGGCCCCGACGACGACTCCGACGGCGACCCGCTCGCCCTGCGGCTGGAGCAGCTCATCCTCGGCGCCGAGCGGCGCTACACCCCCTTCCAGGCGGCCCGCAGCGCCGGTGTCTCCGTGGAGCTGGCCACCCGCTTCTGGCGGGCGATGGGCTTCGCCGACATCGGCCAGGCCAGGGCGCTGACCGAGGCGGACGTGCTCGCGCTGCGCCGGCTGTCCGGTCTCGTCGAGGCGGGGCTGCTGAGCGAGGCGATGGCGGTGCAGGTGGCCCGGTCCACCGGGCAGACCACCGCCCGGTTGGCGGAGTGGCAGATCGACTCCTTCCTGGAGGGCCTGACCGAGCCGCCCGAGCCGGGGATGACCCGCACCGAGGTCACGTATCCGATCGTCGAGCTGCTGCTGCCCGAGCTGGAGGAGTTCCTCGTCTACGTCTGGCGCCGGCAACTCGCCGCGTCGGCCGGGCGGGTCGTGCAGGCGACCGACGACGAGGAGATGGTCGACCGGCGGCTGGCCGTGGGCTTCGCGGACCTGGTCGGGTTCACCCGGCTGACCCGCCGGATGGAGGAGGAGGAGCTCGGCGAGCTCGTCGAGGCCTTCGAGACCACCGCGGCCGACCTGGTCGCCGCCCGCGGCGGACGGCTGATCAAGACCCTCGGCGACGAGGTCCTCTACGCGGCCGACGACGCCGGCACCGCCGCCGACATCGCGCTGCTGCTCGTCGAGACCATGAGCAACGACGAGACGATGCCCGAACTGCGCGTCGGCATGGCCTTCGGCACGGTGACCACCCGGATGGGCGACGTCTTCGGCACGACGGTCAACCTGGCCTCCCGGCTGACGTCGATAGCGCCCCGGGACGCCGTCCTCGTCGACAGCGCGTTCGCGCAGGAGCTGATCCGCACCGGCGACGCGCCCGCCTCGGAGGCCGAGGCCGCGGAGGCGGCCGTCGCCGCGGAGAAGGAGGGCGAGGACCCGCCGACGTACCGCTTCGCGCTGCAGCCGATGTGGCAGCGGCCGGTGCGCGGGCTCGGCGTCGTCGAACCCTGGCTCCTCACCCGCCGCACCTACGCCTCGGAGTGA
- a CDS encoding enoyl-CoA hydratase/isomerase family protein — protein sequence MSEERFGEFVLVRRHGDGGHVAELALDRPKAMNAMSTEMARSLAGACAALGEDRDVRVVVLTSTHERAFCVGADLKERNSFSDAELLRQRPVARAAYTGVLELPMPTVAAVHGFALGGGFELALACDVIVADRTAVVGLPEVSVGVIPGGGGTQLLPRRVGAGRAAELVFTARRVEAAEARELGLVDVLVEEGRDREEALATAARIGGNSPVGLRAAKRALRLGHGLDLRTGLEVEDAAWRAVAFSGDRAEGVAAFNEKRRPQWPGE from the coding sequence TTGAGCGAGGAGCGGTTCGGGGAGTTCGTGCTGGTGCGCCGGCACGGGGACGGCGGCCATGTCGCGGAGCTCGCCCTCGACCGGCCGAAGGCCATGAACGCCATGTCGACCGAGATGGCCCGCTCCCTCGCCGGCGCCTGTGCGGCGCTGGGCGAGGACCGGGACGTACGGGTGGTCGTGCTGACCTCGACGCACGAGCGGGCGTTCTGCGTCGGCGCCGACCTCAAGGAGCGCAACTCCTTCAGCGACGCCGAGCTGTTGCGGCAGCGGCCGGTGGCCCGGGCGGCCTACACCGGGGTGCTGGAGCTGCCGATGCCGACGGTCGCGGCGGTGCACGGGTTCGCGCTGGGCGGCGGGTTCGAGCTGGCGCTGGCCTGCGATGTGATCGTGGCCGACCGCACGGCCGTGGTGGGGCTGCCCGAGGTGTCGGTGGGGGTGATCCCGGGCGGCGGGGGCACCCAGCTGCTGCCGCGCCGGGTGGGGGCGGGGCGGGCGGCCGAGCTGGTGTTCACGGCCCGGCGGGTCGAGGCCGCCGAGGCGCGGGAGCTGGGCCTGGTGGACGTGCTGGTGGAGGAGGGCCGGGACCGGGAGGAGGCGCTCGCGACGGCGGCCCGGATCGGGGGCAACTCGCCGGTGGGGCTGCGGGCGGCCAAACGGGCGCTGCGGCTGGGCCACGGGCTGGACCTGCGGACGGGCCTGGAGGTCGAGGACGCGGCCTGGCGTGCGGTGGCGTTCTCGGGGGACCGGGCGGAGGGGGTCGCGGCGTTCAACGAGAAGCGGAGGCCGCAGTGGCCGGGGGAGTGA
- a CDS encoding GGDEF domain-containing protein has protein sequence MGDDRRLAAVVALAQGMAAAHTPRQSWRAAALGACRALAGGFAALSVWERDLGRLRVLVNVGDRAADEEEFPEDEAYPVHQFPEITEFLHERWVAGGEPNAWVETAQGPAAGRPGYCHQRVAALRRRGRGSCVVAPIVLHGRAWGELYVARSAGTPVFDRADADFATVLAAVVAAGIAQTDQLEEARRLAYTDALTGLANRRAVDVRLEEAIERHRAEGLVVGLVVCDLNGLKRVNDTLGHAVGDRLLERFGSVLSLCGAMLPGALAARLGGDEFCLLAVGAPADDVVKVADDLCRRAAELELGEGVACGVACTADPIGEVRSARRLFRLADAAQYRAKAVRAVRPVVAGREGPDDPVVRLADEPSHERTAAERRRFRGRP, from the coding sequence ATGGGTGACGACAGACGCCTCGCGGCGGTGGTGGCGCTGGCGCAGGGGATGGCGGCCGCGCACACGCCCCGGCAGTCCTGGCGCGCGGCGGCGCTCGGGGCGTGCCGGGCGCTGGCCGGCGGGTTCGCGGCGCTCTCGGTGTGGGAGCGCGACCTCGGACGGCTGCGGGTCCTGGTGAACGTGGGGGACCGGGCGGCCGACGAGGAGGAGTTCCCGGAGGACGAGGCCTACCCGGTCCACCAGTTCCCCGAGATCACCGAGTTCCTGCACGAACGCTGGGTGGCCGGCGGCGAGCCCAACGCCTGGGTGGAGACCGCGCAGGGCCCCGCCGCCGGCCGGCCCGGCTACTGCCATCAGCGGGTCGCCGCCCTGCGCCGCCGGGGCCGCGGCTCCTGCGTCGTCGCGCCGATCGTGCTGCACGGCCGCGCCTGGGGCGAGCTGTATGTCGCCCGCTCGGCCGGCACGCCCGTCTTCGACCGCGCCGACGCCGACTTCGCCACGGTCCTGGCCGCCGTCGTCGCCGCCGGGATCGCCCAGACCGACCAGTTGGAGGAGGCCCGCCGCCTCGCCTACACCGACGCCCTCACCGGCCTGGCCAACCGCCGCGCCGTCGACGTACGGCTGGAGGAGGCGATCGAGCGGCACCGGGCGGAGGGCCTGGTCGTCGGCCTCGTCGTCTGCGACCTCAACGGGCTCAAGCGGGTCAACGACACCCTTGGACACGCCGTCGGGGACCGGCTGCTGGAACGCTTCGGGTCCGTGCTGTCGCTGTGCGGGGCCATGCTGCCCGGGGCGCTGGCCGCCCGGCTCGGCGGGGACGAGTTCTGTCTGCTGGCCGTCGGGGCGCCCGCCGACGACGTGGTGAAGGTCGCCGACGACCTCTGCCGCCGGGCCGCCGAACTGGAGCTGGGCGAGGGCGTGGCCTGCGGGGTCGCCTGCACCGCGGACCCCATCGGAGAGGTGCGCTCGGCCCGCCGGCTCTTCCGGCTCGCCGACGCGGCCCAGTACCGGGCCAAGGCCGTGCGGGCCGTGCGTCCGGTCGTCGCGGGCCGGGAGGGCCCCGACGACCCCGTCGTACGGCTCGCCGACGAGCCGTCGCACGAGCGGACCGCCGCCGAGCGCCGCCGCTTCCGCGGCCGACCGTGA
- the hutH gene encoding histidine ammonia-lyase: MHTVVVGTSGVTASDVLAVARDGARIELSGEAVAALAAARGIVDALAAKPEPVYGVSTGFGALATRHISPELRAQLQRNIVRSHAAGMGPRVEREVVRALMFLRLKTVCSGHTGVRPEVAQTMADILNAGITPVVHEYGSLGCSGDLAPLSHCALTLMGEGDAEGPDGAVRPAGELLAEHGIAPVELREKEGLALLNGTDGMLGMLVMALADLDLLYKSADITAALSLEALLGTDKVLAPELHAIRPHPGQGASAANMLAVLAGSELTGHHQDDAPRVQDAYSVRCAPQVAGAGRDTMAHARLVAERELASAVDNPVVLPDGRVESNGNFHGAPVAYVLDFLAIAVADLASIAERRTDRLLDKNRSHGLPPFLADDAGVDSGLMIAQYTQAALVSELKRLAVPASADSIPSSAMQEDHVSMGWSAARKLRTAVDNLTRVLAVELYAATRAVELREGLTPAAATRAVIEGVRKAGVQGPGPDRFLAPDLAAADAFVRDGRLVAAAEAVTGPLR; this comes from the coding sequence ATGCATACTGTGGTGGTGGGGACGTCCGGGGTGACCGCGTCCGACGTGCTCGCCGTGGCGCGCGACGGCGCCCGCATCGAGCTGTCCGGGGAGGCGGTGGCGGCCCTCGCCGCGGCCCGCGGGATCGTGGACGCGCTCGCGGCCAAGCCCGAACCGGTCTACGGCGTCTCCACCGGTTTCGGCGCCCTCGCCACCCGGCACATCAGCCCCGAGCTGCGCGCCCAGCTCCAGCGCAACATCGTCCGCTCGCACGCCGCCGGCATGGGCCCGCGGGTCGAGCGCGAGGTCGTACGGGCGCTGATGTTCCTGCGGCTGAAGACCGTCTGCTCCGGACACACCGGCGTACGGCCCGAGGTCGCGCAGACCATGGCCGACATCCTGAACGCCGGCATCACCCCGGTCGTCCACGAGTACGGCTCCCTCGGCTGCTCCGGCGACCTGGCCCCCCTCTCCCACTGCGCCCTCACGCTCATGGGCGAGGGCGACGCGGAGGGCCCGGACGGGGCCGTACGGCCCGCGGGCGAGCTGCTCGCCGAGCACGGCATCGCCCCCGTCGAGCTGCGCGAGAAGGAGGGCCTGGCCCTCCTCAACGGCACCGACGGCATGCTCGGCATGCTGGTCATGGCCCTCGCCGACCTGGACCTGCTCTACAAGTCCGCCGACATCACGGCGGCCCTGTCGCTCGAGGCCCTGCTCGGCACGGACAAGGTCCTCGCCCCCGAGCTGCACGCCATCCGCCCGCACCCGGGACAGGGCGCCTCCGCCGCCAACATGCTGGCCGTGCTGGCGGGTTCGGAGCTGACCGGGCACCACCAGGACGACGCGCCCCGCGTCCAGGACGCCTACTCGGTGCGCTGCGCCCCGCAGGTCGCCGGCGCCGGCCGCGACACCATGGCCCACGCCCGCCTGGTCGCGGAACGGGAGTTGGCGTCGGCGGTGGACAACCCGGTCGTCCTGCCGGACGGGCGCGTGGAGTCCAACGGCAACTTCCACGGCGCCCCGGTGGCGTACGTGCTGGACTTCCTCGCCATCGCGGTCGCCGACCTCGCCTCCATCGCCGAGCGGCGCACCGACCGGCTGCTGGACAAGAACCGCAGCCACGGTCTCCCGCCGTTCCTCGCGGACGACGCGGGCGTCGACTCCGGCCTGATGATCGCCCAGTACACGCAGGCCGCGCTGGTCAGCGAGTTGAAGCGGCTGGCCGTACCGGCCTCGGCGGACTCGATCCCCTCCTCCGCCATGCAGGAGGACCACGTCTCGATGGGCTGGTCCGCGGCGCGCAAGCTGCGCACGGCCGTCGACAACCTCACGCGCGTGCTCGCCGTCGAGCTGTACGCCGCCACGCGCGCCGTCGAGCTGCGCGAGGGGCTGACCCCGGCGGCGGCCACCCGGGCGGTCATCGAGGGCGTCCGCAAGGCGGGCGTCCAGGGCCCCGGCCCGGACCGCTTCCTCGCGCCCGACCTCGCGGCGGCGGACGCGTTCGTGCGCGACGGGCGGCTGGTCGCGGCGGCGGAGGCGGTCACCGGGCCGCTGCGGTAG
- a CDS encoding LPXTG cell wall anchor domain-containing protein: MSSARRPLLTATAAGTLLGALWFVPSANASQDTPARTEATAQVTTQARAASVTTASSGTSSATSTVTSSTDSDEGVRLADTGSFDTTPYMVGGTTLLALGAGFVLYSVRRERLDF, from the coding sequence GTGTCATCCGCTCGCCGTCCGTTGCTGACCGCCACCGCCGCGGGGACCCTGCTGGGCGCCCTGTGGTTCGTCCCGTCCGCCAACGCGTCCCAGGACACCCCGGCCAGAACGGAAGCGACGGCGCAGGTCACGACCCAGGCGCGGGCCGCCTCCGTGACCACGGCCTCGTCCGGGACGTCGTCCGCGACCTCGACCGTGACCTCGTCCACCGACTCGGACGAGGGCGTCCGGCTCGCCGACACCGGAAGCTTCGACACCACCCCGTACATGGTCGGCGGAACCACGCTCCTCGCCCTGGGCGCGGGCTTCGTGCTCTATTCGGTTCGCCGGGAACGCCTGGACTTTTGA